From the genome of Ziziphus jujuba cultivar Dongzao chromosome 6, ASM3175591v1, one region includes:
- the LOC107430131 gene encoding disease resistance-like protein DSC1 translates to MASSSPDSSAIYPQQKYKFPKKYDVFLSFRGEDTRDTFATYLYGALSANQILTFMDHKVEIGDEISPTLCKAIEESKIWVIIFSKNFASSTWCLDELVHILECKKRNKQSSIMPIFYGIDPSVVRKQEGSYKVAFDAHGKRFKDRMEKVHEWRAALTETSNICGLDAKNFRYFNFLPEVKLVQKIVEDISLKLRKFQPSNEHYKGWLVGIEKNIKEINSLLSIDSIDVRIIGIWGMGGIGKTTLASVVYQRLSYSQFEGCSFLSNVREEYARCGPNRLRKKLLSELLNDKAILKMGTPFAASPCIFNRLRHKKVLMVLDDVDNWTQLEALVEGYDQLAPGSRIIVTSRNVQVLKKVANRNIHKVERLSHIESLELFCLHAFGNNSPPVDDEMLLNKVAMYADGNPLALKVLGSFLNSKSKEKWENALNKFKKFPDKNILNVLATSYEGLDKGTQNIFLDIACLFNGPFIRDHVESLLDDGNSWVKVGISDLIEKSLIDYDRYSEDNELRMHDLLQQMGQKIICDGHTEPGHRSRIWDAKEIRHVLERNTVSANVLLDPSKNDSNIVLINKKQIIRCGTIAVEIISFNMSEMTRHVKVCRAAFSKMCNLRILKIYCDDNIGDSKVKLHLLKGLDSYLSDKLNYFHWDLYPLESLPSNFTPENLVELILRGSHVQKLWNHEVQSLPVLRRMDLSYSKLLRQIPHLSHLAPNLESINLESCTSLVQVFPCIENLHKLTYLNLNGCSKLREFKEISSSGWYLDLVKCGGIKNFLSNICQQKLTFLKSFGNNILSLSSPGVHICQKFPMNLTVLRLSGTPIEAVPLSIGSLFGLVQFDLRDCERLRSLPTSICKLKSLQSLDLSGCVKLEKFPEILEPMEHLKSLVISGAGIKELPESIENLISIESLNLYSCREIEFLPDKLCNLRELRYLWLGFCSKLQKLPPLPPALISLEVQRCESLKSLDLPLFCTDVNARHCTSLEKVSDWRPALQHQLYSDFSKSLEKISEIAQWRKYQTFYTMSKRFANFFGCHKLNQDTCNTIIADYAIFKILRPANPEVEFCYPGNQIPKWFSNQTSGTSQKIMLPPFWNNDNFLGLALCVVGCLKKIKPYADVEINCILKAIGDDSPYEFYENPLFWANNECSDHVLMWYVPTWKLSKPNWPSSCSIEASLHVWPSFFDSNVKKHVNLGSEYFEIKKWGVWFVNKEDVEKFNAETIQSKRKRQDFDNECSNASGSDQFLSSCSHEEEDDDESHLTIHLKKFKQTSGF, encoded by the exons atggcttcttcttctcctgATTCTTCAGCAATCTATCCTCAACAAAAgtataaatttccaaaaaagTATGATGTGTTTCTCAGTTTCAGAGGTGAAGACACCCGTGATACATTTGCTACCTATCTTTATGGGgctttatctgcaaatcaaatcTTAACTTTCATGGATCATAAAGTTGAGATAGGCGATGAAATTTCACCCACACTTTGCAAAGCAATTGAGGAATCGAAGATTTGGGTAATCATTTTCTCTAAAAATTTTGCTTCATCcacatggtgtttggatgaactcGTGCATATACTTGAAtgcaagaaaagaaataagCAGAGTAGCATTATGCCAATCTTTTACGGCATAGATCCATCAGTTGTACGAAAACAGGAGGGAAGTTACAAAGTTGCATTTGATGCACATGGCAAACGTTTCAAGGATAGAATGGAGAAGGTGCATGAATGGAGGGCTGCTTTAACAGAAACATCCAATATATGTGGGTTGGATGCAAAGAATTTCAggtattttaattttct TCCCGAGGTTAAGTTAGTTcaaaaaattgttgaagataTATCATTGAAATTGCGAAAATTCCAACCTTCAAATGAGCATTACAAGGGGTGGCTCGttggaattgaaaaaaatatcaagGAAATTAATTCATTATTATCCATTGATTCAATAGATGTTCGTATTATAGGTATCTGGGGCATGGGGGGTATTGGTAAGACCACCCTTGCTAGTGTTGTATATCAAAGGTTATCATATTCTCAGTTTGAAGGTTGCTCTTTTCTTTCTAATGTTAGGGAAGAATATGCAAGATGTGGACCAAATCGTTTGAGAAAGAAGCTTCTTTCTGAATTATTAAATGATAAAGCTATTCTAAAGATGGGTACCCCATTTGCAGCATCACCATGTATTTTTAACAGACTTCGGCATAAAAAAGTACTCATGGTTTTGGATGATGTGGATAATTGGACCCAATTAGAAGCTCTAGTTGAAGGATATGATCAGCTTGCTCCTGGAAGTAGAATCATAGTTACATCTAGGAATGTGCAAGTTCTTAAGAAAGTTGCTAATAGAAACATTCACAAGGTCGAGAGATTAAGTCACATTGAATCTCTTGAGCTCTTTTGTTTGCATGCTTTTGGTAATAATTCTCCTCCTGTAGATGATGAAATGTTGTTAAATAAGGTGGCAATGTATGCAGATGGAAATCCATTAGCTCTTAAAGTCTTGGGTTCTTTCCTTAAttccaaaagcaaagaaaagtgGGAAAATGCattaaataagtttaaaaaGTTTCCAGACAAGAACATTTTAAATGTGCTGGCAACTAGTTATGAAGGACTAGATAAAGGGACCCAAAATATATTTCTTGACATTGCATGTCTATTTAATGGGCCTTTTATTAGAGATCATGTAGAAAGCTTGCTAGATGATGGTAATTCCTGGGTGAAAGTAGGAATAAGTGATCTCATTGAAAAGTCATTAATTGACTACGATAGATATTCAGAAGACAATGAGCTACGAATGCATGATTTGTTGCAACAAATGggtcagaaaattatttgtgatggACATACAGAACCTGGTCATCGTAGTAGGATTTGGGATGCTAAGGAAATTCGCCATGTATTGGAAAGAAATACTGTAAGTGCAAATGTGTTATTGGATCCTTCTAAAAATGattcaaatattgttttaattaacAAGAAGCAAATTATTAGGTGT GGAACTATAGCAGTTGAAATTATATCATTCAACATGTCAGAAATGACTAGACATGTAAAAGTGTGTCGTGCAGCCTTTTCGAAGATGTGCAATCTACGGATCCTCAAAATTTATTGTGACGATAATATTGGTGATAGCAAGGTCAAACTGCACCTTCTTAAAGGCCTTGATTCTTATCTTTCtgataaactaaattacttCCATTGGGATTTATACCCTTTGGAATCATTACCATCGAATTTTACTCCTGAAAATCTTGTTGAACTGATACTACGTGGCAGCCATGTTCAAAAACTTTGGAATCATGAAGTTCAG TCTCTTCCAGTGTTAAGAAGGATGGATCTTAGTTATTCCAAGCTCCTTAGACAAATACCACATCTGTCTCACCTGGCTCCGAACCTGGAAAGTATAAATCTAGAAAGTTGTACAAGTTTGGTTCAAGTTTTTCCATGTATTGAAAATCTTCACAAGCTTACTTATCTAAATTTGAATGGTTGCTCCAAACTTAGAGAATTTAAAGAGATTTCAAGCAGCGGATGGTATTTGGACCTTGTAAAGTGTGGAGGCATTAAGAATTTTCTGAGCAACATTTGTCAGCAGAAGTTGACATTTCTCAAAAGTTTTGGAAACAATATTTTGTCTCTCTCCTCACCTGGAGTCCACATTTGTCAAAAGTTTCCAATGAATTTAACAGTTTTACGTTTGAGTGGGACACCAATAGAAGCGGTGCCTTTATCAATTGGGAGTCTCTTTGGTCTTGTTCAATTCGATTTGCGTGATTGTGAAAGACTTAGAAGTCTTCCAACCAGCATTTGCAAGCTGAAATCTCTTCAATCACTAGATCTATCTGGCTGTGTAAAACTGGAAAAGTTTCCTGAAATCTTAGAGCCTATGGAACACTTGAAAAGTCTTGTCATATCTGGAGCAGGGATTAAAGAGTTACCAGAGTCGATTGAGAATCTAATTTCCATTGAATCATTGAACCTGTACAGTTGTAGGGAAATAGAGTTTCTCCCAGACAAGTTGTGTAATTTAAGGGAACTTAGGTATTTGTGGCTCGGATTTTGttcaaaacttcaaaaattgCCTCCCTTGCCTCCTGCTTTGATATCATTGGAGGTCCAACGTTGTGAGAGCTTGAAATCGCTGGATCTTCCATTATTTTGTACAGACGTGAATGCAAGACATTGCACGTCACTGGAGAAAGTATCAGATTGGAGGCCTGCACTCCAACACCAACTCTACTCTGATTTTTCCAAGTCCCTAGAGAAAATATCAGAAATTGCTCAATGGAGAAAATATCAGACATTTTACACAATGTCTAAAAGATTTGCTAACTTCTTTGGCTGTCACAAGTTGAATCAGGATACATGCAACACCATCATCGCTGATTatgcaatttttaaaatacttcGACCT GCCAATCCCGAAGTCGAATTTTGTTATCCGGGTAACCAAATCCCCAAGTGGTTCAGCAATCAAACTTCGGGGACTTCACAGAAAATCATGCTTCCTCCATTTTGGAATAATGACAACTTCTTGGGTTTGGCTCTCTGTGTAGTTGGCTGtctgaaaaaaattaaaccttATGCGGACGTTGAAATTAATTGTATACTCAAAGCCATTGGTGATGACAGTCCTtatgaattttatgaaaatCCATTGTTTTGGGCAAACAATGAATGTTCAGATCACGTATTAATGTGGTATGTCCCAACATGGAAATTGTCTAAACCAAATTGGCCCTCTAGCTGCAGCATTGAAGCCTCTTTGCATGTCTGGCCTTCGTTCTTTGACTCTAATGTTAAGAAACATGTCAACTTGGGCAGTGAATATTTTGAGATAAAGAAGTGGGGGGTTTGGTTCGTAAACAAGGAAGATGTAGAGAAATTTAATGCAGAAACTATTCAAAGTAAGAGAAAGAGACAAGACTTTGATAATGAATGTTCTAATGCAAGTGGAAGTGATCAATTTCTTAGCTCTTGCTCTCATGAGGAAGAAGACGATGATGAATCACATCTTACAATTCATTTGAAGAAATTCAAACAGACGAGTGGATTTTAG
- the LOC125419112 gene encoding disease resistance protein RUN1-like, with translation MEKVHQWRAALIEASNLCGLDSKDFRPENKLVQKIVEDISLKLPKYLWMDEHFKGRLVGIEKHIKEIESLLSIGTKDVRIIGIWGMAGVGKTTFASSIFQRLSYFQFESYCFLWNVREEYLRHGPNHLRKKFLSELLSDESILKMDTPFVASSFICNKLCHKKVIIVLDDVDSSIKLEVLVEGYDQFAPGSRIIVTTRNRQVLIKKEVDDIYKPEGLNEIESFQLFNLHAFGKSSPSKDYKMLLNHMTSYANGNPLALKVLGSFLHSKSTDEWESALNKLKKVPNKDILDVLRISYEGLDDKGVQNLFLDIACLINQPFTRDDVENMLDAGDSFVKIGLTILILIEKYLIENRKDNELWMHDLLRQVGQTIACDEHSEPGKRSRLWDVKDICHVLERNTGTAAVEGISFNMSEIHKDIKLCQATFSEMYNLRILKIYCDNIGNNEFKLYFPQGLGSYLSNKLTYLQWDLYPLKSLPSNFSPEKLVELILCGSHVQRLWNHNEVQSLPVLRSIDLSYSKLLTQIPDLSQAPNLESINLEGCTSLVQVLSALQNLHKLSYLNLNGCSKLRDLKELSKNRGYLIL, from the exons ATGGAGAAGGTGCACCAGTGGAGGGCCGCTTTGATAGAAGCCTCTAATCTATGCGGGTTAGATTCGAAGGATTTCAG GCCTGAAAACAAATTAGTTCAAAAAATTGTTGAAGACATTTCACTAAAATTGCCTAAATATCTATGGATGGATGAGCATTTCAAGGGACGCCTCGTTGGAATTGAAAAACATATCAAAGAAATTGAATCGCTATTATCCATTGGCACAAAAGATGTTCGGATTATAGGTATTTGGGGCATGGCAGGTGTTGGCAAGACAACCTTTGCTAGTTCCATATTTCAAAGATTGTcatattttcaatttgaaagttactgCTTTCTTTGGAATGTTAGGGAAGAATATTTAAGACATGGACCAAatcatttgagaaagaaatttcTGTCTGAGTTATTAAGTGATGAGTCTATTCTAAAGATGGATACCCCATTTGTAGCATCATCTTTTATTTGTAACAAACTTTGCCATAAAAAagtcatcattgttcttgacgACGTGGATAGTTCGATCAAATTAGAAGTGCTAGTAGAGGGATATGATCAGTTTGCACCTGGAAGTAGAATCATTGTCACAACTAGAAACAGGCAAGTgctaattaaaaaagaagttgATGATATTTACAAGCCTGAAGGGTTAAATGAGATTGAATCTTTCCAGCTGTTCAATTTGCATGCTTTTGGAAAAAGTTCTCCTTCAAAAGATTATAAAATGTTGTTAAACCATATGACAAGCTATGCTAATGGAAATCCATTAGCTCTGAAAGTCTTGGGTTCTTTCTTGCACTCCAAAAGCACAGATGAATGGGAAAGTGCATTAAATAAACTGAAAAAAGTTCCTAATAAGGACATTTTAGATGTGCTAAGAATCAGTTACGAGGGACTAGATGATAAAGGGGTCCAAAATCTATTTCTTGACATTGCATGTCTAATTAATCAACCTTTTACTAGAGATGATGTAGAAAACATGTTAGATGCTGGTGATTCGTTTGTGAAAATAGGATTAactattcttattcttattgaaaagtaTCTGATTGAAAATCGTAAAGACAACGAGCTATGGATGCATGATTTGTTGCGGCAGGTGGGTCAGACAATTGCTTGTGATGAACACAGTGAACCTGGTAAACGTAGTCGATTGTGGGATGTTAAAGATATTTGCCATGTCTTGGAAAGAAATACG GGAACTGCAGCAGTTGAAGGCATTTCATTCAACATGTCTGAAATTCATAAAGACATAAAATTGTGCCAGGCAACCTTCTCAGAGATGTATAATCTACGaattctcaaaatttattgtgACAATATTGGTAACAACGAGTTCAAACTGTACTTTCCCCAAGGTCTTGGTTCTTATCTTTCTAATAAGTTAACATATCTTCAATGGGATTTATATCCTTTAAAATCTTTGCCATCAAATTTTTCTCCTGAAAAGCTTGTTGAACTGATACTATGTGGGAGCCATGTTCAAAGACTTTGGAATCATAATGAAGTTCAG TCTCTTCCAGTATTAAGAAGTATCGATCTTAGTTATTCCAAGCTCCTTACTCAAATACCAGATCTATCTCAAGCTCCAAATTTGGAAAGTATAAATCTCGAAGGATGTACTAGTTTGGTTCAAGTTCTTTCAGCTCTTCAGAATCTTCATAAACTTAGTTATCTGAATTTGAATGGCTGCTCCAAACTTAGAGATTTGAAAGAGTTATCAAAGAACAGAGGGTATTTGATCTTGTAA